The window CCGGACGCTCCGGGTACTCCGAGAACGACGTCCAGCGCGAGGTCACCGACCTGGAGAGCAGGTCCGCGACCGCAGCGCGCATCTTCGACCTGCGGCGCATCATCGGTGGCCTGTTCGTGCTGTACGGCGTCATCGTGACGGTCACCGGGATCACCGACTCCCAGGCCGCCATCGACAAGGCCCAGGGCGTCAACATCAATCTGTGGACCGGCATAGGCATGCTGGTCCTGGGCGTGTTCTTCCTGGTGTGGATGAAGCTGCGCCCGGTGACCCCGCCGGAGGATCCGCAGGAGGGACCGCGGGAGGACTGACACGGGCGTCCCCCGTCCCGAGCGGGGAGGCCGGGGCTACGGCAGCGGGCCCGCCCGGTCGAGCAGACCGGTGCGGGCTGCCAGGGCCGCCGCCTCCAGTCGCGAGCCCACCCCGAGCTTCATCAGGACGCGCTGGACATGGGTCCGGGCCGTGCTGGGGGCGATGCCCATACCGGCCGCGATCAGCCGGGTGTCCTCGCCCTCGGCGACCCGGACCAGGACCTCCACCTCGCGCGGGGTGAGCATCCGGAGAAGGCGCTGGCCCTCGTCGTCCGGTGGGGCGGCGGGGTTCAGCAACTCGCCGAAGGCTCCCTGGAGGAGCTGCGGGGCGACGGCGGCCTCACCCGCCCGCGCCTTGATGATCGCCCGCTCGACGCCCTCGATGCGCTCGTCGTGGCGTACGTATCCCGAGGCCCCCGACGCGAAGGCGGCCGCGATGCCGCGCGGGGAGGGAACCGGGCCGAGCACGATCACCGCGACCTGCGGACGCTCCCGCTTGATCTTCACCACCGGTTCGAAGGTGCCGGGCTCGGCCGGTGTCGCCGTGCCCAGCAGGCACACCTCCGGTGCGCGGCTGATCACCAGATCCGCCGCGCCCGCGGCCGGCGCGGCGGCGGCCAGCACACGGTGTCCGCGCAGCTTCAGCGCCGAGGCCAGCGCCTCGGCCAGTAGCCGGTGGTCGTCGACCACCATGAGCCGCACTCCCATCAAGCCCCCCAGTCCCCCCACGGATGTCCGCATCCCGCCCGGGCTGCGGCCCCCCGGCACGCCGCCCGCCATGCCCCCGGAAGCTACACGCTTGTTCGACGTCGCGCTGCCCCTACCGGCGAGAAGTGCCCCGGATCAGCGGACTTTTTGGCATTCCCCGCACTGAAGGGCCATTCACGTGCCATTCGAGGGTGACGAGTGGTACGCGTACGGCCCCGTCCCTGGCCAGGGACGGGGCCGTACGGCTTCCGGTCAGATGATGTCGTTGTACCGCCACGGTGACCAGCTGCACGTGTCGGTCGAGCCGGCGTGCCGGCACACCTGGATCCGCACGGCCTTCACACCGCTGCTGTCGTAGAGGTACGTGGTTTCCCTGGTCACGTTGCCGTTGCCGGACGCGGTGCGCCAGGCGTAGCTCTTGGTGCCCTCGCCCGTCATCGCCTGGATGCGCATCCGCGCGGACGCGCCGTCCGCCGCAGTGTCCTTCACCATGATGTCGATCGGAGCAACCCTCGACTTGCTCTCAAAGCCGAAGTCGATCTGGCCCCAGGCTCCGGGCGCGGTCTCCGACAGACGGTAGGGGGTCCCAGCGGCCGATGCCGTTCCCCCGGCCGCGAAACACACAGCGATCGCTCCCGCGAGCACCGCCCCCGTACGAAAGGCCTTCATCAAAGCGTTCTCCTGACGTTCTCGGGCCATTTCGCCATGATCATGCCACATTCGCACCGAAACCGATGGCCGTGTAACTCTGCTCGTCCGCCGAATACGGCTTGCTGGTCAGGTTCTTGCCCATGAACAGACGACCATGGGTGTACAGCAGTTCCGCAGATCCGGGCACCATGCCGCTGATCGCGTCCCGAACGGACCGGTCGGCCGGGGTCTCCAACAGCTTGGTCTGCTTCGTCGTCGCGCCGTCCACCGAGAGGACCTGGGAGCCCTTGTCGTACGGCCCGTCCTTGTAGACGAGGATGTTGCCGCCGTCCATGCGAATCGGGAAGATCGTGTAGCCGTCGCCCGCATCGATGCGGTCACCAGTGGTCCTCCCGGTCTCCAGGGAGTAGGCGATGATCTCGTTGGTCCGGCTGCCGGCGCCCGTGCCCTCGTGATCGGCGGTCGGGACGTACAGCTTTCCGTTACCGACCACGATCTTCTTGCACCCGTCGAACCGGCCGATGTCGCAGCGGTGGCCGTAGTCGCCGGAGGCCAGTGTGATCTTGTAGCGCAGCTTGCCCTGGTCGTCCAGCGAGAAGATGTCGGTGGCACCCGAGGCACTGACCCCACCCGAGTCCACACCGAAGACGACCGGCTCGGTGGAAATCACCTTGGCGTTGTCGATACCGACGGGGAGCTTGTACGACCACTTGACAGCGCCCGTCGTGGGATCGAGCAGCTGCACCTCGTACCGCTCGTTTCCGAAGGAGCCACACTTGCGGACCGCGACGAGCCGCTCACCACCTGCGTAGCCCACGTCCTGGCAGCTTTCGGTCTTCGGCTGCCACAGGACCTTGCCGGTCCTGGCATCGAGGGCGGCGCCGCCCTCGTAGCCGCCGCCGACGGCGATGGTGGTGCCGGAGATACTGACCTCGCCGAACGGCACCTTCCGGCCGTTGGTGGCGATGCTCTTCGTCCAGAGCTTCTGACCGGTGTCGACCTTGAACGCGGTGATCTGCGTGCAGGGCTCGTGGTTGCCGTGACTGTTGCGCTTGGCTTCCTCGGAGAGCACGACTGCGACGCCGTCGGCCGTGATCTCCTTCGACCCGGAGCAGGTCTCGCCGGTCAGCGGTAGCGTCCACTTGCTCGTGCCGGTGTCCGGGTCGTACCCGACGATCTGGTTGACGCCGCTCTTGGCATACACCGTGTCGGTCAGCCAGGAGCCCTCGACGCTGTCGACCTGCGTGTCCTTGACCGCCGGTGCGGGCACCTGGAAGAGAACCCTGGCGGCGGTGTCGGAGGGCACCTTCTCCTTGCCCGCGGCAGCGGCTCCGCCGGTTCCGTCGTCCTTGCCGTCCTTTCCGGCGGCGCCGCCGGAGTTCGCGGTGTCCTGCTTGCCGCCGTCGGACCGGTGCGAGTACCAGATGCCGGTGCCGATGATGAGGGCGATCACGACGACGGTCGAGACGATCATCGCCACCTGGGCGTTGACCTTCCGGCCGCCGCCGGGCTGTCCGGTCTGCGGCTGCAGCGGCACGGTCGGCGGCTGGGCGGGGTAGCCGTAGCCGGGCTGCTGGGCGCCGTACGGGTTCGGCTGCCCGGCGGGGGGCTGGGCGTAGGGGTTCGGCTGCCCGCCCGGGTAGCCGTAGCCGGACGGGGGCTGCGGCGATCCGGCCGGGGGCGGTGCCTGCGGGGCGCCGTGCGGCGGCGGTGCCTGCGGGTAGCCGTAACCGGGCGCGGGCTGGGGGGACTTGGCGAGGTCCGGACCGCTCGCGGGCGGCGTCTGCGCGGGCGATGCGGGCGGTGCGGGCGGTGCCGGCGATGCAGGCGGTGCCGGCTGCTGTGGCCGGCCCTGGGGCTGGCCGTAACCGCCGTGCTGCGGCGGCTGGTTGGGCGGCGGGGGCGGCTGGGTCATGACAAGTGCACCTCGGGGAAGCTGAGCGGGACGGAACGACGGGGACGACGGGGAAGCCGGGTGGCCAGGACGGCGTGCGGCCCCGGCCGCGTGGGACGCGGCCGGCCGGGCTCACTTGCCGTAGGCGAGCATCAGCTTCTCCTTCGTGTCGGACTTTCCGCTCAGCCGGGTGGTGGAGAGGTAGAGGCGTCCGTCGACCCAGTCGACGGCCCGCGAGTAGAAGCCGTTCTCGATCGACGCGGTGCCCTCCGGGTTCTGCAGCAGCTTCACCGGGGTGTGGGCGGAGCCCGCCGTGGCCACGGACACGACCTGGCCGCCCTCGCGGTACGACGGCTCGACGTACACGACGAGCTGACCGTTCTCCGCCTTGAGCGGCATCATCGAGGTGTCCGTCGGGGACTTCACGCGCCACTTCTCCTTGCCGGTGGCGAGGTCGATGGCGACGATCTCGTTGGCGCCGGTGGTGACGTCGGTGGGCAGGTAGAGGGTGTCGGCGTCGGAGGCGACGGCCTGGCAGCCCTGGAGCTTGCGGGCGAGGATGGCCCAGCCGCACTGGGCGTTGAACTTCGCCTTGGTGTCCACCTGGGAACGGATGGCGCCGCCGCTGCCCAGCGTCGAGATGTTCCAGTGCTTCTTGTCCTCGTCCACCGAGTACAGGATCACCGGGTCGACGGAGTAGACCCGCTCGACCGACCAGTTCTTGGGGATCTTCTTGGTCCACTTGACCGTGCCGGTGGCGGGGTCGAGTTCCTGCACCTCGTCGTGCTCGTTGGAACCGCCTGCCCCGCAGGACGCCACCGAGATCAGCCGGGCACCGCCCGCGAAGGCGCCGGGGAAGCAGGCGTCGCCGTAACGCTTCTTGTCGAACAGCTTCTTGCCGCTGTCGATGTCGTACGCCGTGCCCGACTGCGAGCGGCCCACCATCAGGGTCTTGCCGGCCACGGTCATCTCGATGGTGAGCGTGCTGTCGAACAGCTCACCGTCCGCGACCTTGGCGGTCCAGCCCTTCGCCCCGGTGTTGAGGTCGATCTGCTGGAGCTGGTTGCACTTGGCGCGGTCGCTGCTGCCGCTCATGTAGGCCACGACCACCTTGTCGCCGGCCGTCTTCCGCGGTGTCACCGCGCAGATCTTCTCCGGGAACGTGATCGGTTCCCAGGTGGGCCCACCGTCAGCGACGTTGTAGGCGAAGACCTGCTTGTACGCCGCCTTCACCGCCGTCCTGCCGGTGATCCACATGCCGGGGGCCTCGGCGCCACCACCGGGCGCGGAGGGTGCCTCCTCGTACCAGAGCACCTTCGCCTCGCCGGACTTGCGGCCCGCGTTGAGGTCCTCCGTCTCCCCCTTGCCGTCGCCGCCGCCGTCCCCCGGGTCGGCCGGGGCGTCGGAGACGGCGGGCTTCGAGGGCTTCGCGTCGTCGCTCGCCTCGGCGACCGGCTTCTTGCCGTCGTCGCTGCCGCTGAAGGCCCACACGCCGGCGCCGACGACGAGCAGGGCGGCCACCGCGGCGCCGATGACGACCGCCGTCCTGCCCTTGAACGGGCTGCCGGAGCCGCCGGGGGGCGGGGTGCCGGGCGCGCCCGCGAAGTGCGGCTGCTGCGGATAGCCGTATCCGGGCGGCCCGTACGGTCCCGGCTGCTGGGGCGGCCCGTACGGTCCCGGCTGCTGCGGCGGCCCGTACGGTCCCGGCTGCTGGGGCGGCCCGTACGGTCCCGGCTGCTGCGGCGGCCCGTACGGACCGGGCGCGGCGGGCGCTCCGTAGGGGCCGGGCTGGGCGTAGGGCCCGGGCTGCTGCGGGTAGCCGTAGCCGGGCTGGGGCTGGGGCGGTCCCGCGGGCGGGGGCGGGGTCTGCGGCGGCTGGGCCGGGGGCGGGGGCGTGGCCTGACGTGGGTCCTGAGGCGCGCCGAAACCGCCCTGGACCGGCGGGGCCTGGGGCGGCGGGGTCTGCGCGGGCGGCGGCTGCGGGGGGCCGAAGCCGCCGGACTGCGGCGGCTGGTCCTGCGGTTGTGGCGGCTGATCCTGCGGTGCTCCGAAGCCGCCCTGGGGCGGCCGGCTGGGCGGCTGGGACATCAGCGCGCTTCCCCCTCAATCACTGCTTTTTAGCCATGCCCTGAGGTCTCGACACGCCCAGAGCCGTCCGGGAAAGTTCCCGGACGGCTCATTCCTATCACTCACGACCCGGCCGTCACCGATACGCGTCAGCCCCTGTTCCCAAGGGAGAACCGCCCCGTGACGCGCCCGTTATGCGTGGCGGTCCCGGCGGACTTCCCTCCAGAAAACCGACACGTCCCGTTCACACGGCGCGAGCGCCCGCCCCGGCGCAGCGGCCTGTACCGCTACGCGTCCTCCGCGAGTTCGAGCCAGCGCATCTCCAGTTCCTCCCGCTCCCCCGCCAACGCGCGCAGCTCGGCGTCGAGTTCGGCGACCTTCGCGAAGTCGGTGGCGTGCTCGGCGATCCGCGCGTGCAGCGTGGACTCCTTCTCGGAGACGCGGTCCAACTGCCGTTCGATCTTCTGCAGTTCCTTCTTCGCGGCGCGCAGTTCGGCGGCGCTGCGCTCGGGCGCGGCCTGCTCGGCGGCGGGCGCCGGGACCGGGGCGGCGGCCGCGGCTTGCTGCTCCATCCGCTGCCGCCGCTCCAGGTACTCGTCGATGCCGCGCGGCAGCATCCGCAGCGCGCCGTCGCCGAGGAGCGCGAACACCGTGTCGGTGGTGCGCTCGACGAAGAAGCGGTCGTGGGAGATGACGACCATCGAGCCGGGCCAGCCGTCGAGAACGTCCTCGAGCTGTGTGAGGGTCTCGATGTCGAGGTCGTTGGTGGGCTCGTCGAGGAAGAGCACGTTGGGCTCGTCCATGAGCAGGCGCAGCAGTTGCAGCCGCCGCCGCTCACCGCCGGACAGGTCGCCCACCGGTGTCCACTGCTTCTCCTTGCCGAAGCCGAACGTCTCGCACAGCTGCCCGGCGGTCATCTCCCGCCCCTTGCCGAGGTCGACGCGCTCGCGCACCTGCTGCACAGCCTCCAGGACCCGCCAGTCGGGGTCGAGTTCGGCGACCTCCTGGGAGAGGTAGGCGAGCTTGACGGTCCTGCCGACGGCGATCCGGCCGCCGACGGGCTGTGCCTCGCCCTCGGTGCGGGCGGCGTCCGCCATGGCCCGCAGCAGGGAGGTCTTACCGGAGCCGTTGACACCGACGAGACCGATCCGGTCGCCCGGTCCGAGGTGCCAGGTGACGTGCTTGAGCAGCACCTTGGGACCGGCCTGGACGGTGATGTCCTCCAGGTCGAAGACCGTCCTGCCGAGGCGGGAGGAGGCGAACTTCATCAGCTCACTGCTGTCGCGGGGCGGCGGCACGTCGGCGATCAGCTCGTTGGCGGCCTCCACCCGGAAGCGGGGCTTGGAGGTACGGGCGGGGGCGCCGCGCCGCAGCCAGGCCAGCTCCTTGCGGATCAGGTTCTGCCGCTTGACCTCCTCGGTGGCGGCGATCCGCTCGCGCTCGGCGCGGGCGAAGACGTAGTCGGAGTAGCCGCCCTCGTACTCGTACACGGCCCCGCGCTGCACGTCCCACATGCGGGTGCAGACCTGGTCGAGGAACCAGCGGTCGTGGGTGACGCACACCAGCGCGGAGCGGCGCTCGCGCAGGTGCCGTGCCAGCCAGGAGATGCCCTCGACGTCGAGGTGGTTGGTGGGCTCGTCCAGGACGAGCAGGTCCTGCTCCTCGATGAGCAGCTTGGCCAGCGCGATCCGCCGCCGCTCACCGCCGGACAGCGGCCCGATGACGGTGTCGAGGCCCTTGGGGAAGCCCGGCAGGTCGAGCCCGCCGAACAGTCCGGTCAGTACGTCCCTGACCTTGGCGTTGCCGGCCCACTCGTGGTCGGCCATGTCCCCGATGACCTCGTGGCGGACGGTGGCCTCCGGGTCGAGGGAGTCGTGCTGCGTGAGCACCCCGAGCCGCAGTCCGCCGGAGTGCGTGACCCGTCCGGTGTCGGCGTCCTCCAGCCTGGCCAGCATCCGGATCAGCGTGGTCTTGCCGTCACCGTTGCGCCCGACGACCCCGATCCGGTCCCCTTCGGACACACCGAGCGAGACACCGTCGAGCAGGGCGCGCGTGCCGTACACCTTGCTGACGTTCTCGACATTGACCAGGTTGACGGCCATTTCACTCCTGTGCGCGGGGGTCGGTCAGCCTTCTAGCGTAGGGCCTCGGAGATGAGGAGCGACGCGCGAGGCGATCGTCACCCTTTGTGATGACGTGATCGGCAACGGGCGGCTACCGTGGAGGGCAGGCAGCAGAATCCCGTCCATGGGAGGAACCATGACCGCCGAGTCCACCGAGCAGCCTCACTGGCCGATGCCGCCGATGGACGGTTACACCGTGGACGATCTGTTCACGCTGCCCAATCTCCCGCCGCACACCGAGCTGATCGACGGGAGCCTGGTCTTCGTGAGTCCGCAGCGCTACTTCCACTTCACAGCGATCGATCTGCTCGTGAGTGGCCTGCGCAGTACTCTGCCGCCCGAGCTCAAAGTCGCCCGTGAGATGACCGTCCTGTTGGACAAGCGCAACGGGCCCGAGCCAGACATCTCCGTCGTCACGGCGAGCGCCAAAACAGGACCGATGCAGACGCACTTCGACGGGAGAGACGTCCGCCTGGCCGTCGAGGTCATTTCCCCGGAGTCCGAGTCACGTGACCGCTACACCAAGCCGGTCAAGTACGCCGCAGCAGGCATCCGCCATTTTTGGCTGGTCGAGATGGCGGGTCCCGACAGCCGCCCAGTCGTGCAGGTCTACGAGCTGGCCCAGACAGCCCGCGAGTACGCCTTGACCGGCATTCACCACGATCACCTCAAGGTCGACGTGCCCTACACCATCGACATCGACCTGACCGCCATCGACAACCTCTGAGCCGCCCGGCTCCTCAGAGCACCGTCGCCCCCGCCGCGGGCCCCCTGGCCACCCGTACCGTGCGGCAGGTGCCGGACTCCTGCAGGGCTCGCGCCACTGCCCCCGCCGACTCGGCGTCAGCCGTGAGGAAGGCCGTCGTCGGCCCCGAGCCGGAGACCAGGCCCGCCAGGGCACCGGCCTCACACCCCGCCGCGAGGGTGTCCGCCAGAGACGGGCGCAGGGAGAGCGCGGCGGGCTGGAGGTCGTTGGACAGGGCCGCGGCCAGGGCTGCCGTGTCCCCCTTCTCCAGGGCGGCCAGCAGGTCCTCGGAGGCGACCGGCTCCGGAATGTCCGTGCCCTCGGCGAGCCGGTCGAACTCGCGGAACACCGCAGGCGTGGACAGCCCCCCGTCGGCCATCGCGAACACCCAGTGGAAGGTGCCGCCGACCTCCAGCGGGCGCAGCTTCTCCCCGCGCCCGGTGCCCAGCGCCGCCCCGCCGACCAGGCTGAACGGCACATCGCTGCCCAGCTCGGCGCAGATGTCGAGGAGTTCGTCGCGGGAGGCGTTCGTGCCCCACAGCGCGTCGCAGGCCACCAGCGCGCCCGCGCCGTCCGCGCTGCCGCCCGCCATGCCCCCGGCGACCGGGATGTCCTTGGCGATGTGGATGTGCACGTCGGGGCTGCGGCCGTAACGCTCGGCGAGGACGAGTGCCGCGCGGGCGGCGAGGTTCGTACGGTCCAGGGGGACCTCGCCGGTGTCCGGGCCCGCGCAGGTCACGCGCAGTTCGTCGGCCTCGGTGACCGTGACCTCGTCGTACAGGCCGACCGCGAGGAAGACGTTCGCCAGGTCGTGGAAGCCGTCGGGGCGGGCGGCGCCGACCGCGAGCTGGGCGTTGACCTTGGCCGGGACGCGTACGGTGACGCTCACTTACCGGTCTCCTTGTGTTCGGCGATCCGTGCGAACTCCTCCACGGTCAGCGACTCGCCCCGCGCCTGCGGGGAGACCCCGGCGGCGACCAGGGCCGCCTCCGCCGCCGCGGCCGAACCGGCCCACCCGGCGAGCGCGGCCCGCAGGGTCTTGCGGCGCTGGGCGAAGGCCGCGTCGACGACGGCGAAGACCTCGCGCTTGGTGGCGGTGGTCGCGATCGGTTCCGTGCGCCGGACCAGGGACACCAGTCCGCTGTCGACGTTGGGCGCGGGCCAGAAGACGTTGCGGCCGATGGCCCCGGCCCGCTTGACCTCGGCGTACCAGTTGGCCTTCACGGACGGCACGCCGTACACCTTCGATCCGGGCGCCGCGGCGAGCCGGTCGGCGACCTCCGCCTGCACCATCACCAGGGTCCGCTCGATGCTCGGGAAGGTGTCGAGCATGTGCAGCAGGACGGGCACGGCCACGTTGTACGGGAGGTTCGCGACCAGGGCGGTGGGCGCGGGGCCCGGCAGCTCGGTGACGTGCATCGCGTCGGAGTGGACCAGCGCGAAACGGCCGGCGCGCTCCGGCATGCGGGCGGCGACGGTCGCGGGCAGCGCGCCGGCGAGCACGTCGTCGATCTCGACGGCGGTGACCCGCTCGGCGGCCTCCAGCAGGGCGAGGGTGAGGGAGCCGAGCCCCGGGCCGACCTCGACGACCACGTCCTCGGGCTGGACGTCGGCGGTGCGGACGATACGGCGGACGGTGTTCGCGTCGATCACGAAGTTCTGGCCGCGTTGCTTGGTGGGGCGCACGCCGAGCGCGGCCGCGAGTTCGCGGACGTCGGCGGGGCCCAGGAGGGCGTCGGGGGCGGGGCTGCTCACGGCACAAGGGTACGGGGACGCGAACAACGCAACCGCCACGACCACCGCCACCGGGCCCACCCCGCGGCCACCGCCACCGGGCCCACCCCGCGGCCACCCGAAGCCGAAGCCCACCCGCGGCCGCCCCGGAAGCGGCCTAACTGCGGCCGTCCGGAGCGGAGGCGTGCGCGGGCGGGCGGCTCGCCCACGCACGGCGGACGGCGCCGGGGGACGGCGGGGGGCAGCGCGGAGGCTCGCCCGCGACCGCCGCCGACCCCGGCAGCCAGCGCGCGAGGGCCGACCTCCGGCCGCCCCGGGGCGAAACCCCCGGCAGCCGCCCTGGATCGGGACCCGCGGCCGTCCGGAGCGGAGACGGACACGGGGGCGGCGGCTCGCCCACGCACGGCGGACGACGGCGGGGGCAGCGCGGAGGCTCGCCCGCGTCTCCGCGCGTCTACCCCTGCAGTCGGTCGCCGCAGTGGGGCCAGGGGCTCGACCCACGGCTCACGTACAGCTTCTTCGCGCGGTAGGTCTGTTCCTCCGCCGGGGCGTCCTGGGGCCTGCCCCGGCCGCCGAGGCGGTGCCAGGTGCCCTCGTCGAACTGGTACAGGCCGCCGTACGTGCCCGAGGGGTCCACGGCGTCCGCCCTGCCGCCGGACTCGCACTGCGCCAGCCCCTGCCAGTCGAGGTGGTCGGCGCCCCGTACCGACCGGGGATGGGCCCTGGTGCCGACCTTCACGATCTGCGTCCGCGGCGCCCGCACCACCTCCGACTCCACGCGCCACGGCCGCTGCCGCACGCCGTTGACGGTACGCACGGAGTACACGATCCGGCGCACCCCCGGCTGTCCGGCACGCTCCACGACCTCCGTCCCCGTGAACAGGGCCGGGTCGGCGGTGCGCCGTACGGCGAACGGGACGGGCTCCTCGCGCACCTCCCGGCTCCCGGTGATCCGCAGCACGGTGACCGTCTGCCCGTCGCGCGGGAAGCTGGACGGCGCCACGGAGGTGGTGTCCTGGCCCCGCAGGGTGATCCCGGCCTCCCGCACCACGTCCCGCACGGTCGCCGCGTTGGTGCGGACCGTGCGGGCACGCCCGTCCGCCATGACGGTCACCGAGCGTTCGGTGCGCACGTCCAGGGCGAGTCCAGCGCGTCCGATGGGCTGCGAGCGGGCGACCGACAGATGCGCGCCCTCCGCGCGCACGCCCAACTGCCCGAGCGCCTCCTCGACCGTGCGCGCCGTCGTCCACACCTCGCGGCGCTGTCCGTCGAGCGTGAGCCGGACCGGCCGCCCGCGGCGCACGGTGATCTCGTCGCCGCTGGTGAGCGCGGCCTCGGCGCCGGGCACCACCACGTCGTGCGGCCCCAGCCGCACGCCCTCGTCGGCCAGCAGTCCGGAGACGTCGTCTGCGAAGGTGTGCAGAGTGCGCCCGGTGCCGTCGACGCTGAGCTCGATCGCCTTGTCCGTGGCGACGAACGCGGTGGTCCCGCCCGCCAGGAACGCGACGACCAGTGCGCGGGGCAGCAGCCGGCGCACACAGTCCGGCCGTTCCGCGTACCGCGCCCTGCGCCGCCGCTGGCCCCGGTGCGTGCCGCCGCCGCCCGTGCCGCTCCCCGTACCGCTTCCGGCCGGGCGGGTCTGCCGGGGCATCACCAACTGGGTCGGCTCGTGCGCGCCGGACCGGCCGACGGCCTCGTAGGCGGGCCGGTACGTGTCCGCGTACG of the Streptomyces sp. NBC_01788 genome contains:
- a CDS encoding helix-turn-helix transcriptional regulator, with product MGVRLMVVDDHRLLAEALASALKLRGHRVLAAAAPAAGAADLVISRAPEVCLLGTATPAEPGTFEPVVKIKRERPQVAVIVLGPVPSPRGIAAAFASGASGYVRHDERIEGVERAIIKARAGEAAVAPQLLQGAFGELLNPAAPPDDEGQRLLRMLTPREVEVLVRVAEGEDTRLIAAGMGIAPSTARTHVQRVLMKLGVGSRLEAAALAARTGLLDRAGPLP
- a CDS encoding outer membrane protein assembly factor BamB family protein; the protein is MTQPPPPPNQPPQHGGYGQPQGRPQQPAPPASPAPPAPPASPAQTPPASGPDLAKSPQPAPGYGYPQAPPPHGAPQAPPPAGSPQPPSGYGYPGGQPNPYAQPPAGQPNPYGAQQPGYGYPAQPPTVPLQPQTGQPGGGRKVNAQVAMIVSTVVVIALIIGTGIWYSHRSDGGKQDTANSGGAAGKDGKDDGTGGAAAAGKEKVPSDTAARVLFQVPAPAVKDTQVDSVEGSWLTDTVYAKSGVNQIVGYDPDTGTSKWTLPLTGETCSGSKEITADGVAVVLSEEAKRNSHGNHEPCTQITAFKVDTGQKLWTKSIATNGRKVPFGEVSISGTTIAVGGGYEGGAALDARTGKVLWQPKTESCQDVGYAGGERLVAVRKCGSFGNERYEVQLLDPTTGAVKWSYKLPVGIDNAKVISTEPVVFGVDSGGVSASGATDIFSLDDQGKLRYKITLASGDYGHRCDIGRFDGCKKIVVGNGKLYVPTADHEGTGAGSRTNEIIAYSLETGRTTGDRIDAGDGYTIFPIRMDGGNILVYKDGPYDKGSQVLSVDGATTKQTKLLETPADRSVRDAISGMVPGSAELLYTHGRLFMGKNLTSKPYSADEQSYTAIGFGANVA
- a CDS encoding outer membrane protein assembly factor BamB family protein; its protein translation is MSQPPSRPPQGGFGAPQDQPPQPQDQPPQSGGFGPPQPPPAQTPPPQAPPVQGGFGAPQDPRQATPPPPAQPPQTPPPPAGPPQPQPGYGYPQQPGPYAQPGPYGAPAAPGPYGPPQQPGPYGPPQQPGPYGPPQQPGPYGPPQQPGPYGPPGYGYPQQPHFAGAPGTPPPGGSGSPFKGRTAVVIGAAVAALLVVGAGVWAFSGSDDGKKPVAEASDDAKPSKPAVSDAPADPGDGGGDGKGETEDLNAGRKSGEAKVLWYEEAPSAPGGGAEAPGMWITGRTAVKAAYKQVFAYNVADGGPTWEPITFPEKICAVTPRKTAGDKVVVAYMSGSSDRAKCNQLQQIDLNTGAKGWTAKVADGELFDSTLTIEMTVAGKTLMVGRSQSGTAYDIDSGKKLFDKKRYGDACFPGAFAGGARLISVASCGAGGSNEHDEVQELDPATGTVKWTKKIPKNWSVERVYSVDPVILYSVDEDKKHWNISTLGSGGAIRSQVDTKAKFNAQCGWAILARKLQGCQAVASDADTLYLPTDVTTGANEIVAIDLATGKEKWRVKSPTDTSMMPLKAENGQLVVYVEPSYREGGQVVSVATAGSAHTPVKLLQNPEGTASIENGFYSRAVDWVDGRLYLSTTRLSGKSDTKEKLMLAYGK
- a CDS encoding ABC-F family ATP-binding cassette domain-containing protein; amino-acid sequence: MAVNLVNVENVSKVYGTRALLDGVSLGVSEGDRIGVVGRNGDGKTTLIRMLARLEDADTGRVTHSGGLRLGVLTQHDSLDPEATVRHEVIGDMADHEWAGNAKVRDVLTGLFGGLDLPGFPKGLDTVIGPLSGGERRRIALAKLLIEEQDLLVLDEPTNHLDVEGISWLARHLRERRSALVCVTHDRWFLDQVCTRMWDVQRGAVYEYEGGYSDYVFARAERERIAATEEVKRQNLIRKELAWLRRGAPARTSKPRFRVEAANELIADVPPPRDSSELMKFASSRLGRTVFDLEDITVQAGPKVLLKHVTWHLGPGDRIGLVGVNGSGKTSLLRAMADAARTEGEAQPVGGRIAVGRTVKLAYLSQEVAELDPDWRVLEAVQQVRERVDLGKGREMTAGQLCETFGFGKEKQWTPVGDLSGGERRRLQLLRLLMDEPNVLFLDEPTNDLDIETLTQLEDVLDGWPGSMVVISHDRFFVERTTDTVFALLGDGALRMLPRGIDEYLERRQRMEQQAAAAAPVPAPAAEQAAPERSAAELRAAKKELQKIERQLDRVSEKESTLHARIAEHATDFAKVAELDAELRALAGEREELEMRWLELAEDA
- a CDS encoding Uma2 family endonuclease, whose product is MTAESTEQPHWPMPPMDGYTVDDLFTLPNLPPHTELIDGSLVFVSPQRYFHFTAIDLLVSGLRSTLPPELKVAREMTVLLDKRNGPEPDISVVTASAKTGPMQTHFDGRDVRLAVEVISPESESRDRYTKPVKYAAAGIRHFWLVEMAGPDSRPVVQVYELAQTAREYALTGIHHDHLKVDVPYTIDIDLTAIDNL
- a CDS encoding 4-(cytidine 5'-diphospho)-2-C-methyl-D-erythritol kinase, which produces MSVTVRVPAKVNAQLAVGAARPDGFHDLANVFLAVGLYDEVTVTEADELRVTCAGPDTGEVPLDRTNLAARAALVLAERYGRSPDVHIHIAKDIPVAGGMAGGSADGAGALVACDALWGTNASRDELLDICAELGSDVPFSLVGGAALGTGRGEKLRPLEVGGTFHWVFAMADGGLSTPAVFREFDRLAEGTDIPEPVASEDLLAALEKGDTAALAAALSNDLQPAALSLRPSLADTLAAGCEAGALAGLVSGSGPTTAFLTADAESAGAVARALQESGTCRTVRVARGPAAGATVL
- the rsmA gene encoding 16S rRNA (adenine(1518)-N(6)/adenine(1519)-N(6))-dimethyltransferase RsmA; amino-acid sequence: MSSPAPDALLGPADVRELAAALGVRPTKQRGQNFVIDANTVRRIVRTADVQPEDVVVEVGPGLGSLTLALLEAAERVTAVEIDDVLAGALPATVAARMPERAGRFALVHSDAMHVTELPGPAPTALVANLPYNVAVPVLLHMLDTFPSIERTLVMVQAEVADRLAAAPGSKVYGVPSVKANWYAEVKRAGAIGRNVFWPAPNVDSGLVSLVRRTEPIATTATKREVFAVVDAAFAQRRKTLRAALAGWAGSAAAAEAALVAAGVSPQARGESLTVEEFARIAEHKETGK
- a CDS encoding ubiquitin-like domain-containing protein, which produces MSDLRYETCEAYGAYENHEAYEPYGPYNPYEQYSLSEGYGGHEGYGGRHNPYDPYNPYQQVGGLYEQYDPYWQHEQAGVHDDVHTAQTLPYGPQGSPYADTYRPAYEAVGRSGAHEPTQLVMPRQTRPAGSGTGSGTGGGGTHRGQRRRRARYAERPDCVRRLLPRALVVAFLAGGTTAFVATDKAIELSVDGTGRTLHTFADDVSGLLADEGVRLGPHDVVVPGAEAALTSGDEITVRRGRPVRLTLDGQRREVWTTARTVEEALGQLGVRAEGAHLSVARSQPIGRAGLALDVRTERSVTVMADGRARTVRTNAATVRDVVREAGITLRGQDTTSVAPSSFPRDGQTVTVLRITGSREVREEPVPFAVRRTADPALFTGTEVVERAGQPGVRRIVYSVRTVNGVRQRPWRVESEVVRAPRTQIVKVGTRAHPRSVRGADHLDWQGLAQCESGGRADAVDPSGTYGGLYQFDEGTWHRLGGRGRPQDAPAEEQTYRAKKLYVSRGSSPWPHCGDRLQG